In the genome of Cynocephalus volans isolate mCynVol1 chromosome 10, mCynVol1.pri, whole genome shotgun sequence, the window ATTTGGTTTTTTAGGCTATACTcacttataattcttttttacattGTTGCCAGATTAGCCCAgcaagaagtatttttttttttttttgtaacagctctattaagatataattcacatatcatccAGTTCacccatttattttgtttttttttttaggtggctggccagtatggggatccaaacccttgaccttagtgttatcaacactgcactctaaccaactgaactaattggccagcctttttaaaataatgtacaattcaatggcttttggtatattcacagatgtgcaaccatcaccaattTTAAACACTCTCATCACCTCAAAAAAGAAACCCCTTCCCCTTTATCAGCTCCTATTCCTTTATTCCCTCATCCTCCCCAACCaacccaatttttattttttatttttttgatggatGAACCTGGAGCTTCCCTGATGGGCAGGGCCAGATAAAAGCAGGCTGTAGCTTGacctaagaaataaaaaacagctgGGTTCTTAAAGGAACACAGGTTCCCAGTTCTTGGAGACAGAAACTTTCCTCCTGCCTGCAACCCTTACCTGCCAGTATGCCTGCCAGGAGGAGCagcccctcttttctttttttatttttttattgaatcataattggttatacatattttggggattaaatgttgacatatgttgatcaaatcaatattactagtatgtatgttgttacaaattgtacttattctattttttttttttaaagatgaccggtaagaggatcttaccccttgacttggtgttgtcagcaccgcactctcccaagtgagccatgggccagcccctaaattgtacttattctttatgccccttgtccaatctctccccatccccctctccctaccCTCTCCCACCGCTGataaccttagatttcttctctccctctgaaagagtaatggttactctgttgatttgttgccccttttttctttttaagaaatgaacATATGGGGCTGagcccagtggcgcactcgggagagtgcggcactgggagtgcagcgacgctcccgccgcaggttcggatcctatataggactggccggtgcattcactggctgagtgccggtcatgaaaaagacaaaaaaaaaaaaagaaatgaacatatGTTCAGGATACTCTAAGTGCCAGGCATTATACTTAGGTGCTTTCACATTCATTTTCTCTTGAAATCTTCCCAACAACCCTAATCAAGTAGGCACTGGCTGTACTTCACAAATGATGAAACAGAAACTTGGAGAGGTTCAgggtcttgcccaaggtcacatatctAGGATTAGAACACAGCCATCCATGAAGCATATTCACTGTGCACTGGTTACCAACTTGTCCGAGACCGTTAAGGCAGAACACCCACACAAAAAAAGTTACGTGAAGTGGGTTTATTGTTTAACAGCTAGGCAGCAAGGAGGAAACCTAGGATTCATTGCAAGCAGCTTCCCCAAGTCTCAGAAAAGCTGCCCGGGCAGATGGAGTCTCGTCTGCACATGCCCCACTTGCACTGTAGCTGAGGGACACCGGAAACCAGACTGCTCTTGAGTTTTATACCCTGGGGCCACGTGACCTGTAGGGATAAAGCATTGTAGGACATCCTGTTTCTAGGAGGGGCTGGAACAGAGCTCAGCTGCACTCTCAGCACATTCTgcagttattcttgagaactacaagcTAGAAAGAGAACCGGCTAGGCCCAAAGCCACAAGGAGAACTGTCCTTCActctctgactccaaagctcatgATTTTTCCACTCCATGGGATAGTTCAGGTGCCTGCTTTTCCAGCTGTTTACCTGAATGCTGTCACTCCCACATACACAGTCTCTGACTCTCCCCACAGCAAGTACAGCCCCAGGTGCCCAGGTTGGCCTGACCCGGGAGATGACAGCCATGCCGATTCTTTCTGGGATTTTCTGTTCCTTCTAGATCCAGCCCAAGTGCCCTCTCTCCTGCCCCACTGGCTCCCATGGCTCTCAGACCACCTTCACAGCACTGAGCAAACTGGCCTATTGTCCAGCGGGCATTGAACTGTGTTGCCTGTCATAGCTTGTTGGTTTTCTAATCTGTCAGACTGACCTGGTCTTGTGCAGCTGGATGTCTCCAGCGCCCAGCTCGGGGGAGCCAGGCACATAAACGTGAAGGAAATGATTGCATGGACTAAGAGCCCCTGGACGGGTCAAGGACCTCGTCCTGCAGGCCGCCCCACGTCTTTGGGAAAGGACGGACGGGCAGCTGCGGTGAGCGCTTCGATGCCCAGCAGGTGGCGCCGCAGACCCGGGGCGCGGGCCCTCTAGGCGCGAGGTCGGCGCGGCGCGCGGTCACAGCTCCTCTTCCTTCCGCCGGGGCGacccgcccggcccggcccggctcGGCTTGGCTCACACTCGGCGCCCTGGGCTCGACTCCGGCTCGGATCCTTACCTAGCACCGCGTCGGGCGCCATGGCTGTCCCTGGGGCCCGGGCCCGCGGCtgggcggcagcggccaagacgGCCCAGAGGCGCCGCCGTGTGGAGGACGCGGGAGCATCCCCGAGTCCTGAGATGGCGAGCCGGCGCGCGGCCCTTTACGTGCACGTGagtgtgggggaggagaggaagccCGCGGGGGGCAGCCGTGGCTTCGGGGGTCCAAAATCCAAGGGGCTGCTTGCTGTCTTTCCCCGCCCCTAGATGAGGACCAGGTGCCCTGGTAGGGGAAGGTCTTGGTCCGGAGACCTGAAATCTCGTACTCACCAGCTCGGTGACCTTGACCAAGTGATTTCccgtctgagcctcagttttcttgtactGAAGAAGGCATAATAATCCCAGTGCGACCTGCCTTGTGGGGTTGCGTGGCTCAGATGTCGTAGCCATGGTGGACGGACTTCGGAATGGGGACGGGGATATGTGCGGCTGAATCCTGGAAGTGGTGAAGGTCCCTCACGCCGCGCAATACACCCCCGCCCCCAGTGGCCGTACTGCGAGAAGCGCTGCAGTTACTGCAACTTCAACAAGTACATCCCCCGCGGCGTGCAGGAGGCTGCTATGCGGAACTGTCTGGTGACCGAGGCTCAGACGCTGCTGCAGCTCAGCGGGGTGCGGCGGTGGGTACTGGGGGCTGTAGGCAGGGTGTTGGGAATTATTTGGGGGAGTGGACAGGACAGGTGCAGGCATCCCAGAGGGCTCTCCCAGGTCTCATTCTCTCCATTGTCTTCTCTCAGGGTGGAGTCCGTGTTCTTTGGTGGGGGCACCCCCAGTCTGGCCAGTCCCCACACAGTGTCTGCTGTCCTGGAGGCGGTGGCCCGGACAGCCCACCTGCCTGCAGACTCCGAAGTCACACTGGAGGCTAATCCCACTTCAGCCTCAGGCTCCAGGCTCGCAGCATTCGGGGCAGCGGGGGTGAACAGGTTGTCCATTGGCCTCCAGGTAACCCATCACACCCACCCCATCCCAGTGCACCCAGACCTTCGGTGCCCTCTCTTCTCTGGTCACATTCATTCATTgggcaaacatttattgagctcttagtGCCAAGGCCCAATACACAGTAGGCCCTGTAGTGACACTTTTGTAACGACTTAATTTTCTGCTGCTGTACTAGACCGTAAGCTCCATGAGGCAGGGATCAGACatgcctttttgtcttttttttttttttttttttaaagatgaccagtaaggggatcttaacccttaacttggtgttgtcagcaccacgctcagccagtgagcgaaccggccatccctatatgggatccgaacccggggccttggtgttatcagcaccgcactctcccgagtgagccacgggccggccccagacaTGCCTTTTTGTATTCCAAGTACCCACcatagtgcctggtacacagtagatgctcaaaaaaGATTTGTTACATGACTGGAGACACAGGGAGTGGCAGACACATAGATCATTGCAGCACGGTAAATGCTGCCTATAAAGGGGGTCTCTGTGAAAGGCTTTCTGAGTATGTCCTGAAGGGCAACTCAGTCCAATGAAATCACGAaagccttcctggaggagatgaTGTTTTAATGATGAGGAGGAGTTCACCAGGTGACAGGGTGTGGGAGGAAAAGACACAGGATATGGAAGAGCTTTGCATGTTTTGCGGGAGCTTTGAGTTATTCCTTGTGACTAGAGAGGTAGGAGACAAGGCTGCAAGGAAGGACCCATATGTCTGTTCAGCACCGACTAAAGAGTTTGGGTTTTCTTCTAGTATTGAtaggggagccactgaaggtttttAAGTAGGGAGAAACCTGTTCCTCTCAGGTTGacctctgttatttttctttttcttttttttcttttttttttttttttttggaggctggccagtacagggctcCAACCCTGAACTGATATTTCCATATCCAGTATTGCCCTGCCTTCCAATACATGTATCACTTATCATACACGTGTATCACTTATCATAGGGTTTAGGGTCATGGGCTTTGTCCTGATGGGATATACTGAAAGGGACACATTATTTCTGAGTTATTCTTGTCCAGGATGCATATCTTGAATCTGTGAGGAAACATCAGGAAAACCTAAATTAaaagactttattattattattgtgataaGAACAATAGCATGaaatctaccctcttaaatttttacatgtacagtacagtattattaactataagcACAATGTGGTACAGctgatctctagaacttattcattaaaagacatttttaaaactggcatgtactcttcaaaaatgtcagtgtcatgaaagacaaagaaaggctgagaaCCTAGAGTAGATTGAAGGAGACGAGAGACTATGGCAGCTGAATGCAGTGTGGCCCCTGATTGGGGTTTAAGGTGGAAATTACCACAGTAGTCGTTGTTGGTACAAGTGGCCACATTTGAATATAACTATGTATTAGATAATGATATTGTATCAGTTGTATCAGTGTTACATTTCCTGAGCCTTATAATTAGGTTGTGTTGTAAGAGAATGTCCTGTTCATAGGACATACACACTTAAGTATGTAGGGATTAAGGGCTTATCTGTTAACTGCTGTTCAGTACtgtaaccactagccacatgctAGTGAGCACTTCAAATGTGGTTAactaacttaaatttaaatagccacatgtggctagtaccTACCACATTGGATAGTGCAGgtaaagaacatttccatcatcatggAAAGTTATTTTGGACGGTGCTGGTCtgtaacttactctcaaatgattcaataaaataacaataacataCATGTATATTTAGAGAGACAATGTGGCCAAATATTGTTGGTGGATCTATATGAGGGTGTTTATTGTgcttttctttcaacttttctatagGTTTGAGTTGTTCCAAAATAGAAGGTAAAGTAAAAAAAGACTGTTGGCTTTGAAGGCAGTCCTAAATTCCAGGTCTGACTTTGCAGTTGTATGACTGTGGGTGACTTACTTAACATCTGTGAACctctgtttttctcatctgtaaaatggagctaacgtTGGAGGGTTACAAGGATTAAATTAAACACCGTGTAAAAATGCGTGGCACATAGTGACCCTTCCGTCAATAGTAGCTCTTGGTACTTGCTGGACTGTCACACTCCCACCTTCCCGCTCCCTGCCGTATGCTGTGTTTTCCCAGTATCTGTGTCTCCAATAAGGTGGAACATTTCTGTCTCCCTCTGAGCTGTATGCTTACGCTCAACCCTATCTCTGCAGTCCCTAGATGACAGTGAGCTCCAGCTGCTGGGACGGACACACTCGGCTGATGATGCTCTGCGGACCCTGGCAGAGGCCCGGCACCTTTTCCCTGGGCGCGTGTCTGTGGACCTGATGCTGGGACTGCCGGCACAGCGGGTGGGGCCATGGATCAGGCAGCTGCAGGAACTGCTGCACCACTGTGATGACCACCTCTCCCTCTACCAGCTGTCCCTGGAACGGGGTACCGCACTCTTCGCCCAGGTGCAGCAGGGTGCTCTTCCTGCCCCTGATCCGGAGCTTGCTGCTGAGATGTACCAAAAGGGTCGGGCAGTCCTTCGGGAGGCTGGCTTCCGCCAGTATGAGGTTTCCAACTTTGCCCGGAATGTAAGTCCTGGGGCAGATGGCTGGAGGTGGGGAATGTGCAGACTGAGGTGTGACCAGGGAATCATGGCCCACTGCTGAGAAGGGTCCCTGCTGGGTGCTCTCAGGCCTGAGATGGTGGGACGTTCGAACCAGGTGCCCCTTACCAGGTGAGCAGAAACAGGGCTCACCCTCTTCACTCTCTACTGActattccctccctccccacagggGGCACTGAGTACCCACAATTGGACTTATTGGCAGTGCGGTCAGTACCTTGGTGTTGGGCCTGGTGAGTCCCCTGTGAACTACAGAAGGAATGAATGAGTCAGGAGAGGAAAGTCAGAGCTGCGTGAACTTGGGCCACTTATTTAACCTCACCAAGGCtttgttttttcatatgtaaaGTGCAGCAGAAATAAAACCTGCAGTGGAAGTCTGTCCTCTgcgggggatatgttccaagacccctagTGGGTGCCTGAAACCTCGGGTAGTACCAAACCCtaaatatactgttttttcctacacatacatacctataacaaagtttaatttagaaattaggcacagtaagaggttaacaataacataataaaattgaACAATTATAATACTgtactataataaaagttatatgtatgtggtctctctctctcagaatatcttattgtactgtactctcCTATCTTTGGACCGtagttgaccacaggtaactgaaaccccagaaagcaaaaccacagataaagGGGGACTATTGTACCTTGTAGAAGTTGAGTATGTATTTTAAGATGCTTGAtatagtgcctggcactgtgGTTCTCAGTCTTTAGCATGTATTAGAATCCTCTAGAAGGCTTGTTAAAACTCAGACTACTGGGCCCTACCTACAGAATTTCTGATTGGACAGGGCTGGAGTAGGGcccaagaatttgtatttctagcaTGTTAGATGGTGTtggtccaaggaccacactttgagaactactaaTTTAAATCTGGTAAGCACACAGTGTTAGCTGCTTAATTAATATGGGTGGTTGTTGATGTTGTCAGGGGCCCATGGGCGATTTATGCTCCAGGGGACAGGGAGCCACACCCGGGAAGCTCGGATCCAGACACTGGAGCCTGACAACTGGATGAAGGAGGTCATGCTTTCTGGTCACGGCACCCGGAAGCGCGTCCCTCTGGGCAAGCTGGAGCTGTGAGCATCCAAGGGCTTCCCCCGCACCTCCAGAACCACCTCCATGTGTACATCTTCATTTCCCACCTTCCcatccccccaccctgccccataCTGCATGGTCCCCATTAGCCCCCCATAAACACATTCTAGCCTGGGGTTTGAAGAATGGGAGAGGCACGGGTCTCCTCTCCAAGACCCCTCAATGATTTTTCTTTCAGGCTAGAGGAAGTTTTGGCCATGGGGCTACGTACCGATGTGGGGATCACTCACCAGGTAAGGGGTCAGAGGGTTCTGTACACCATTCCCTCCCCCTAAGTCTTGCAGAATCAATCTccccaccgccaccaccacctataaacacacacacatatatccccCTCTCATTCCTCTGAGGTTGACAGCTGGAGGTTGGGCCTCGGTCGGTCGACTGAGGCCTGGTGGGCAGAAGCAGTGGGCAGTGTGGTCCAATGGTAAGAGCCCTAGACTAGGGCTGCAGAGACCTAGGTTCTAGTCCCCATTCTGCTGCAACCTTGGACACAAATCCTCTCACCACtgtgaacttcagttttctcagctacATGAGGGACTAGACTAGATAAAGTgtttacaaacatttttaagCAGCACGGGAACCTCAGATAGGAAGCCTGGTAGATAACGATCAATCAAACTCAGAGCTGCCCTGGATGAAGTCAGGGCCACAAGCTCTGGCTGGGGCTGGCCATACCCTGACTGTCagggggagaaaggagaggagtaGAGGGAGACCTGGCTTGGCTGGGAGCTGGGTTTCAGCCTGAATGTGCAGGAGGAGTGAAGGTGCCCACTCCACTGCTGGCCCTTTGACCTGGTCGTGCTGTGTATGAACATCAGCTGCTGAGATCCCCATGCTGTACTGGACGCTCCCTCACCCCTCACGGCACCCCGGCTGGCTCCCCACCTCTGACCCTCTGGTTTCCCCAGCATTGGCAGCAGTTTGAGCCCCAGCTGACCTTGAACGATGTGTTTGGAGCAAGCGAGGAGGTGAAGTTGCTGCTAGAGCAGGGCCTATTGCTGCTGGATGACAGGTGTGTTGGGGCTGGTGGGCAGATGGGGTTTAGGGATCTAGTAGAGCCTTGATTACAGATCCACAGACCTGGAAGAACTGAGAAAGACTGGCAAGGAGGGGTCTGTGGGTGCCCGGGACTTGGCACTGGTGGGGGTGGGATTGAAATTGGTAAGATGAATCTTAACTGGAGCTACCTGGAGGAAACTAAGAGCTTTAACAAAATAGAAGAATTCTTCAACTGGAGGAATTGCAGACATTTTGACTGCCTTGGGGATGGGGAGGTAATTTAGGTCACGGATTGGAAAGGAATGTATAGTGTTCTTTACGTCACATCACGTATACGGCTAGTTATTCCTAGGGCTGACCCTGCTGCTGTAAGATTAACGATGGCTTTTGGGGAACCAATGGGAAACAGACTCTACTTTCCTGCACTGTATTACAGAGCCCCACAGAGGGCAGGATTCACAGAGTCTGCTGCTGTCCTCTAAGATCAGAGGCTCGAATAAGATTGTCTTTTTCTTAGGTTACATCTCACTCCAGTAAATTCTGTAAAACAAAGAGCttgcatttctcaaatatttgctaGATAATAACCTGTGCCTGATATCACTAAAAGCCCGGAGGCAGAGGTTTCATGACACAAATTCTCATTAGATGGAAGAGTTTTCTGATTCGAGTATTTATGTTAGAGCATTCTTGTACAAGAGCTTGCAGTTATTTATTTGAAcagttattataaaataaatattttgaaatagagattttaagaaaagagaaattggtaAGATGAAGccatcagggctggctggttagctcagttggttagagcgtggccttgtaacactaaggtcaagggttctgttcTGGGTTACCCAACCAGccacagggaggaaaaaaaaaaagtcatcacaTCCAGGTCTTTTGGTTTTACAGGGGTCTCCGGTGTTCCTGGGAGGGTCTGGCTGTGCTGGACTCTCTGTTGCTGACCCTCCTGCCTCGACTTCAAGAGGCCTGGCAGCAGGGAACTCCCTCCCTTGTGCCAGGAGGATGATCAGATGTTCCTGTATCCCAGGGCAATGCCAGGTGGGCTTTGAGGGCTGGGCCAGTACTGCAGACATCTCTGCTGGTAGGTGCTGTCTCTGCTCCAGGTGGTCATTGCCCAGCCCTGGCATCGCCAGGAGAATGGCGACAGTGAGGTGAATGGGAGGACATTTCTGGTCTGGGAACTGGCCTCCCATCCAGCATCTCAGGATTCAGACCAGCGTGTGCTCTGTGGCTGGGATTGCTCATCATGCACATGAGCTACTGTTTGCCTTTTTTGGTACCAATTTATGAACGGTGTTTGGAAGGGAATCACCTCCCCAAGAGAAGCCTTCCTCACTCTGCAGTGAGGTCCTGAGACAGCTGTATGAGTCAGGAAAACCAAATCCCCTCTAGGTTTTAAGCAGGAAGGGATTTAATATAGGAATGAGATATTTACAAAGCCATTGAAAGGGGTAACAGTGAAAGTTGGAGAAAGCCACCACCGACTCTCAGGAAATCAGAAAGTTGCAGGAGGCACAGGAAACTCCTGCTGCCAGCAGCACAAAAGCAGATGATTTACAGGAAAATGCCCAGAAGATACTGCAAAACCTTGCTTGCTGTTTTGCCAAAGTCCACAAGTCTGCGCACCACTGCTAGAGGAGTGATGGTTTCTGCTCGTGCCTCTCATTAGTGCACCCTAACGCAGATCCCAGCTGCCAGGAGATTCTGAGGAATATAGTTCTCAGGCTTCCAGCCTCTGCAATACAGGAGAGAACACAGAAGGACTGATGTACACTGGTAGAGCTACGTTTGTACCCAGCAAGCGGCCTGCTGGACTCTGAGAACAGTGAGAAAGACAGAGCAAGCTTCGCCCCTTCTCTTCTGGCAATCAGGATATGTTTGGGGTGGCAGGAGCCACACAGACTTTCCTGAGTTCCTTCTACCTGTGAGTGAGGTGGGTGGAGCTAACCAGGGAATGGAGAGGGGAGAAGAATTCAGGAAAGACCCAGAGCATTTGTAATTCCCCTTTGTCCTTTTATCTGCAGAAATGGTCACATGGTCCCACTTAAATAGCCTAATAAACCCATTTGGAGCTTTCCTTGACTGTGGCCCTCTCCTTTGTCCAGCTCCTTCTTTGAGTATAGTATCCTGATTTGGGGACTAGAAGCTTAATCTAGGGCTGAGATTCCTTCCCCCACTCTCcacatttattttgaaagattttaaacCTATGGGAAAGTTGGAAGAGTAGTTGAATGTAAACCATACTCCTACATCCTTCATCTGCAGTGTATCCATAAAGTCTGGAAATAGGCAAATATCCATAATGCCATCAAGGCCATCTTCAGCCTATTGAAAAAAAATAGCCGTGTTTCCAAACTTTGTGGTCACCCTATAAATTCATTAATTGTTAATTTTTGGCTACACTTCATCtttagatagataggtaggtaatgtgtgtgtgtttgctgagTCATTTGAAAGTTGCAGACATCAAACATTTCGGCTTGTTATCTCCTAGAAGAAAGAACATACTTTTATATAGGCACAATACTGTTATCAACCTAAGGTAATTAACATTAATGCAGTAATATGCCAGCCATTTTCAGATTTCCCCAAATGTCTCCAAAACATCTTAAAACCCTTTGGCTTTTTGGAAGGGACACAGATTCCAGTGAAGTTTTATGCTTTACTTTTGGTTACCATGTCTCtctagtctttttaaaaacagacctcttcttttttgtttgttttggaataaTGACACTGAATTTTTCAGAGTCAAGGCCGCTTATCTTGTAGAATATTCCACATTCTGTGTGTATCTGATTGTTTCCTAATGATTGGATTCAGGTTAAATATTTTTGGCAATACCACGTAGATGTATACCTCAGGGTACATACATAATGCCAGTCAGCTCATTATCAGTagtgctaatttttttttttttttttttttttttttttttttttttttaaagatgaccggtaaggggatcttaacccttgacttggtgttgtcagcaccacgctcagccagtgagcgaaccggccatccgtatatgggatccgaacccggggccttggtgttatcagcaccacactctcccgagtgagccacgggccggcccagtagTGCtaattttgatcacttggttaagggtATGGATGCTCAATCTCTCCATAGTACAGGTAGGTTTTTTCCTTGAAATTAAGTAGGTTGTCACCTGTGGCATGATACCTTGACACCAAGTAAAATGTCCTGTTTCCCATCAATCATTTGCCCAATGTTTTCCACAGCCGCCAGTGATCTTTGCCCAAATCAATTTTTCAACTGAGGTTTGCAAAatgtcaatttctttctttcttttttttttttttttttgaccagtaaggggatcgcaacccttggcacggtgtggtcagcaccatgctcagccagtgagcgcaccggccatccctatataggatacgaacccaCGGCCACGGCGCTACCAGCGcagcagtctcccgagtgagccacagggccagccccaaaATGTCAATTTCTGGCTATCTTTCTTTCTGTATTCATTAACTGGCatttatccattaaaaaaaaggcTTTGCCTCTTCTTGAAGAGCTGATACTCTTAATCTAGAAATTGTATGAAAAGAGATTGTGTGTGTGatgtttgagagagagaggaagcatcTCCCTAGGAAGAGGCTTCGTAACTTTCATACCTTGTTATGTCAAGGGGTACCATGATGCCACAAGTAATTTAATACTGCTGTAAATCATGTCATGCTAAGCTCACCCTACTGCTTGGTAACTAACAACGGGGTTCCCCCCACCTTTCAGGGGTGAGCACGTGCATGTCCTATGTGCCCAGTGGGTGTGAATATCAGTCCTTCCTTGACCCTGTGGTAACGTGATAAGAGTTACTACCTCTCctttattcatgaaatatttaGCAAGCACTAATGGTGTACCAGGCACTGCGCCGGGCGTGCAGAGAGCAATAAGACCTGTCCCAGCCCTTGAACTCACCGCCATGTCAATGGATGGGTAAAAAGATAAATTCCAGAGTCATCAgtcaaggtgtgtgtgtgtatgcaggcTGTGGAAGCCTGGAGTGCGTTTGATTCAGAGGGGCTGGGAGCAGGAAAGCGGGGATAtatttttctccccccccccccccctttgcCCTTGGTGCCCTGAAAAGCCTGGCCCTGGGGCAGCT includes:
- the RSAD1 gene encoding radical S-adenosyl methionine domain-containing protein 1, mitochondrial isoform X1 — its product is MAVPGARARGWAAAAKTAQRRRRVEDAGASPSPEMASRRAALYVHWPYCEKRCSYCNFNKYIPRGVQEAAMRNCLVTEAQTLLQLSGVRRVESVFFGGGTPSLASPHTVSAVLEAVARTAHLPADSEVTLEANPTSASGSRLAAFGAAGVNRLSIGLQSLDDSELQLLGRTHSADDALRTLAEARHLFPGRVSVDLMLGLPAQRVGPWIRQLQELLHHCDDHLSLYQLSLERGTALFAQVQQGALPAPDPELAAEMYQKGRAVLREAGFRQYEVSNFARNGALSTHNWTYWQCGQYLGVGPGAHGRFMLQGTGSHTREARIQTLEPDNWMKEVMLSGHGTRKRVPLGKLELLEEVLAMGLRTDVGITHQHWQQFEPQLTLNDVFGASEEVKLLLEQGLLLLDDRGLRCSWEGLAVLDSLLLTLLPRLQEAWQQGTPSLVPGG
- the RSAD1 gene encoding radical S-adenosyl methionine domain-containing protein 1, mitochondrial isoform X2 codes for the protein MAVPGARARGWAAAAKTAQRRRRVEDAGASPSPEMASRRAALYVHWPYCEKRCSYCNFNKYIPRGVQEAAMRNCLVTEAQTLLQLSGVRRVESVFFGGGTPSLASPHTVSAVLEAVARTAHLPADSEVTLEANPTSASGSRLAAFGAAGVNRLSIGLQLSLERGTALFAQVQQGALPAPDPELAAEMYQKGRAVLREAGFRQYEVSNFARNGALSTHNWTYWQCGQYLGVGPGAHGRFMLQGTGSHTREARIQTLEPDNWMKEVMLSGHGTRKRVPLGKLELLEEVLAMGLRTDVGITHQHWQQFEPQLTLNDVFGASEEVKLLLEQGLLLLDDRGLRCSWEGLAVLDSLLLTLLPRLQEAWQQGTPSLVPGG